A single Endozoicomonas sp. NE40 DNA region contains:
- the prpF gene encoding 2-methylaconitate cis-trans isomerase PrpF — translation MSDVPQVKTVPQVKIPATYMRGGTSKGVFFSLEDLPEPAQLPGEARDKLLLRVIGSPDPYGKHTDGMGGATSSTSKTVIVSRSGQPDHDVDYLFGQVAIDRPFVDWSGNCGNLTAAVGAFAISKGLVDPNRIPDNGIATVRIWQVNIRKTIVARIPISNGEVQETGDFELDGVTFPAAEVQVEFLSPVDASEAMFPTGQLVDDLDVPGIGCFKATMINAGIPTIFLNAQDIGYTGTELQDVINGDEEALKRLETIRAHGAVQMGLVDHIDQAAHRQHTPKLAFVGKPADYKASSGKAVSANDVDLLVRAMSMGKLHHAMMGTAAVAIATAAAIPGTLVNLAAGGGERQVVRFGHPSGTLKVGASASLVKGEWVVEKAVMSRSARVLMEGWVRVPGDAF, via the coding sequence ATGAGTGATGTGCCTCAGGTGAAAACAGTGCCTCAGGTGAAAATTCCCGCCACCTATATGCGTGGCGGAACCAGCAAAGGGGTGTTCTTCAGTCTTGAAGACCTTCCTGAACCGGCTCAGTTACCGGGTGAAGCCAGGGATAAACTGTTGTTGCGTGTTATTGGCAGTCCTGATCCCTATGGCAAACACACCGATGGTATGGGAGGCGCTACCTCCAGTACCAGCAAAACGGTGATTGTTTCCAGAAGTGGTCAACCGGATCATGATGTGGACTATCTGTTTGGCCAGGTCGCCATCGACAGACCGTTCGTGGACTGGAGTGGTAACTGTGGCAACCTGACGGCTGCCGTGGGAGCCTTTGCGATCAGCAAAGGGCTGGTTGATCCGAACCGGATTCCAGACAATGGCATTGCCACGGTACGGATCTGGCAGGTGAATATCCGGAAAACCATTGTTGCCCGTATTCCCATCAGTAACGGCGAGGTGCAGGAAACCGGTGATTTTGAGCTGGATGGCGTCACCTTTCCTGCCGCAGAAGTGCAGGTTGAGTTTTTAAGTCCGGTGGATGCCAGTGAAGCCATGTTCCCTACCGGGCAGCTGGTGGATGATTTGGACGTGCCAGGTATTGGCTGTTTCAAAGCCACCATGATTAATGCAGGAATTCCCACCATTTTCCTGAACGCTCAGGATATTGGTTACACCGGGACAGAGCTGCAGGATGTTATTAATGGTGATGAAGAGGCTTTGAAGCGACTCGAAACCATTCGTGCTCATGGTGCGGTTCAGATGGGGCTGGTTGACCATATTGATCAGGCAGCGCACAGGCAGCATACCCCCAAGCTCGCCTTTGTTGGCAAGCCTGCTGATTATAAGGCCTCCAGTGGCAAAGCGGTGTCAGCGAATGATGTTGACCTGCTGGTCAGGGCAATGTCCATGGGTAAGCTTCATCATGCCATGATGGGAACAGCAGCGGTGGCGATTGCTACTGCGGCTGCTATTCCCGGAACGCTGGTGAACCTTGCAGCCGGAGGGGGCGAACGGCAGGTGGTTCGCTTTGGTCATCCATCGGGTACATTAAAAGTGGGTGCCAGTGCCAGTCTTGTTAAGGGGGAGTGGGTTGTTGAGAAGGCGGTTATGAGCCGGAGCGCCAGAGTGTTGATGGAAGGCTGGGTTCGTGTGCCTGGTGATGCGTTCTGA
- the prpC gene encoding bifunctional 2-methylcitrate synthase/citrate synthase, giving the protein MAEKKLGGAGLRGQSAGSTALCTVGQSGTGLTYCGYDISELADHATFEEVAYLLFNGDLPNASELSGYKERLKAFRGLPQPLKVCLEQIPADAHPMDVLRTGTSVLGNLETEKSFTEQQDVADRLLGALPSILLYWYHFSHNGERIETEVGDDSIAGHFLTMLHGKEPSPDHRRCLDVSLILYAEHEFNASTFTARVCASTLSDMHSCVTGAIGSLRGPLHGGANEAAMDMIEQFSSVDEAVEGVKGMLERKDKIMGFGHAIYRESDPRNAIIKKWSKQLGETVGDQVLYPVSEAIEQLMWDEKRLFCNADFFHASAYNFMGIPTKLFTPIFVCSRVSGWTAHVMEQRANNRIIRPSADYIGSEPRSWVPLADR; this is encoded by the coding sequence ATGGCTGAGAAAAAACTGGGTGGCGCAGGTCTGCGTGGCCAGAGTGCGGGATCAACGGCTTTATGTACCGTAGGTCAGTCTGGTACCGGGCTGACTTACTGTGGTTATGACATTTCCGAGCTGGCAGACCACGCTACCTTTGAGGAAGTAGCTTATCTGCTGTTCAATGGCGACCTGCCCAATGCCAGTGAACTGTCGGGTTATAAAGAGCGATTGAAAGCCTTCCGGGGGTTGCCTCAGCCATTAAAAGTATGCCTGGAGCAGATCCCTGCGGATGCTCACCCCATGGATGTATTGCGAACAGGTACATCTGTTCTTGGCAATCTGGAAACCGAGAAAAGCTTTACTGAGCAGCAGGATGTAGCGGATCGCCTGCTGGGGGCTCTGCCTTCAATCCTTCTGTACTGGTACCACTTCAGCCACAATGGTGAACGGATTGAGACTGAGGTGGGTGACGATTCCATTGCCGGCCATTTCCTGACCATGCTTCATGGCAAAGAACCCTCTCCCGACCATCGCCGCTGTCTGGATGTTTCGCTGATTCTGTACGCCGAACATGAATTCAATGCATCAACGTTTACTGCCAGGGTCTGCGCCTCCACCCTGTCGGATATGCACTCCTGCGTGACTGGCGCAATTGGTTCCCTGCGCGGGCCTCTGCATGGGGGTGCCAATGAAGCGGCTATGGATATGATCGAACAGTTCAGTTCGGTGGATGAGGCCGTAGAAGGCGTAAAAGGCATGCTGGAACGCAAGGACAAGATCATGGGCTTTGGTCATGCCATCTATCGCGAGTCTGATCCCCGCAATGCGATTATCAAGAAGTGGTCAAAGCAACTGGGTGAAACAGTGGGGGACCAGGTGCTCTATCCGGTTTCCGAAGCCATTGAACAATTGATGTGGGATGAAAAAAGATTGTTCTGTAATGCAGATTTCTTCCACGCGTCTGCGTATAACTTTATGGGCATTCCCACGAAACTGTTTACACCTATCTTTGTGTGTTCAAGGGTTTCAGGCTGGACGGCTCACGTTATGGAGCAGCGGGCGAATAACCGGATCATCCGCCCTTCTGCTGATTATATTGGCTCTGAGCCACGCAGCTGGGTGCCGCTGGCAGACCGTTAA
- a CDS encoding isocitrate lyase/PEP mutase family protein encodes MPLTDKDNALTRLIMKQGIVTAPGVYDGLSARLAEEAGFSALYASGGAIARSTGVPDIGLLTLTEVVDRVRQICESTSLPVIADADTGFGNEVNVKRTVELFKGAGVSAFHLEDQEFPKRCGHLDGKSLIAADDMCRKIEVASKYAGEVLVIARTDAIAVTGFDDAIARARAYVDAGADMLFVEAPQTVQQIEAIARQAPGPKLINMFYGGKTPLVPSTDLKAMGYQLIIIPSDLQRAAMTAMKEVLDVIRRDGDSGAVADDMLTFQDRERLVRTKEFLNP; translated from the coding sequence ATGCCACTGACGGATAAAGACAACGCCCTGACTCGCCTGATTATGAAGCAGGGTATTGTAACCGCTCCGGGTGTTTACGATGGGCTCTCTGCGCGTCTGGCAGAAGAAGCCGGTTTTTCTGCGCTTTACGCCAGTGGTGGAGCCATTGCCCGCAGCACCGGTGTACCCGACATTGGTCTGTTAACTCTGACGGAAGTGGTGGACCGGGTTCGACAGATTTGTGAGTCCACGTCTCTGCCAGTGATTGCCGATGCCGATACGGGTTTCGGTAATGAGGTCAATGTTAAGCGCACGGTTGAGCTGTTCAAAGGTGCCGGAGTGTCAGCCTTTCACCTTGAAGATCAGGAGTTTCCTAAACGTTGCGGTCATCTGGATGGCAAATCCCTGATTGCTGCTGATGATATGTGCAGAAAAATCGAGGTGGCCAGCAAATATGCCGGAGAGGTTTTGGTCATAGCCCGTACCGATGCGATTGCTGTCACCGGTTTTGATGATGCCATTGCCCGGGCCAGAGCTTATGTTGATGCCGGTGCCGATATGCTCTTTGTCGAAGCGCCGCAGACGGTTCAACAGATTGAAGCCATCGCCAGACAGGCACCGGGTCCCAAGCTGATCAACATGTTTTATGGCGGCAAAACGCCTCTGGTGCCATCGACTGACCTGAAAGCCATGGGTTATCAGCTGATCATTATTCCGTCTGATTTACAGCGTGCCGCCATGACGGCCATGAAAGAAGTGTTGGATGTGATCCGGCGTGACGGCGACAGCGGAGCGGTTGCGGATGATATGCTGACTTTTCAGGACCGTGAACGACTGGTCAGAACAAAAGAGTTTTTAAATCCTTAA
- the pabB gene encoding aminodeoxychorismate synthase component I, which yields MPSIFCTLLFSRYFMAYMNELIIVDLDYLADSSIWFEHFLNETLPCFLDSCGSEYSASHTRYDIISANPWAVVAVDNNGQVNVTNHLTGESSDHSSQSPFECLSGLLEQMTPVAKHALPFTGGAMGFWGYELASVLEPGRIARREMETPLMSVGLYHWALITDHEQQSTQIVFHPDCPEQEREKILALIDRQPVARSSAFKITRGFTPSISKTEYEEAFNRIQDYILAGDCYEVNLTQEFIAHYQGNSWPAYKQLRKVSPAPYSAYLSHPDFEILSHSPERFIKVSDHHVETHPIKGTRPRGATEQEDRQYARELLECEKDRAENLMIVDLLRNDLGKICKTGSIKVPRLFALESYANVHHLVSTVTGELAEDHHALDVLFHAFPGGSITGAPKIRSMEIIHELEASARNIYCGSIGYISTDGQMDTSITIRSLIARNNQLRCWGGGAIVADSDCEQEYQESVTKVKNLMQGLESM from the coding sequence ATGCCATCAATTTTTTGCACGCTACTTTTTTCTCGCTACTTTATGGCCTATATGAACGAACTGATCATCGTTGATCTGGACTATCTGGCTGACTCCAGCATCTGGTTTGAACATTTTCTGAATGAAACCCTGCCCTGCTTTCTCGACAGCTGCGGTTCAGAGTATTCAGCATCACACACTCGTTACGACATCATCTCCGCCAATCCATGGGCCGTTGTAGCGGTAGACAATAACGGGCAAGTGAATGTTACCAATCATTTAACCGGGGAAAGCAGTGACCATTCCAGCCAGTCACCCTTTGAGTGTCTGTCCGGGCTGCTGGAACAAATGACACCTGTCGCAAAACACGCCCTGCCCTTTACCGGAGGTGCCATGGGTTTCTGGGGCTATGAGCTGGCATCAGTACTGGAACCGGGCCGAATTGCCAGGCGAGAGATGGAAACGCCTTTAATGAGTGTTGGCCTGTACCACTGGGCGCTGATCACAGACCATGAACAGCAGTCGACACAGATTGTCTTTCACCCGGACTGCCCGGAGCAGGAAAGAGAAAAGATTCTGGCCCTGATCGACAGACAGCCTGTAGCCCGGTCATCAGCGTTTAAAATAACCCGTGGTTTTACCCCCTCCATCAGCAAAACCGAGTATGAAGAAGCTTTTAACAGAATTCAGGATTACATTCTTGCCGGTGACTGTTACGAAGTGAACCTGACCCAGGAGTTTATTGCCCACTATCAGGGCAACAGCTGGCCAGCCTATAAGCAATTGCGAAAAGTCAGCCCTGCTCCTTATTCTGCCTATCTGTCACACCCTGACTTTGAGATTCTCAGTCACTCTCCCGAGCGCTTCATCAAAGTCTCAGACCACCATGTCGAGACCCACCCCATAAAAGGTACCCGCCCCAGGGGAGCCACAGAGCAGGAAGACCGACAGTATGCCCGGGAGTTGCTGGAATGTGAGAAGGACCGGGCAGAGAACCTGATGATCGTTGATCTGCTACGCAATGATTTGGGTAAAATCTGTAAAACAGGCAGCATAAAAGTACCTCGCCTTTTTGCCCTTGAAAGCTATGCCAACGTGCATCACCTGGTCAGCACAGTGACAGGGGAGCTGGCTGAAGACCACCATGCTCTGGACGTGCTGTTTCACGCATTTCCCGGAGGCTCTATTACCGGCGCTCCCAAGATTCGCTCCATGGAGATCATCCACGAACTGGAAGCTTCTGCGCGAAACATTTATTGCGGGTCAATTGGCTACATCAGCACAGATGGGCAGATGGATACCAGTATTACCATCCGCTCACTGATTGCCCGGAACAATCAGCTGCGCTGCTGGGGCGGTGGCGCCATTGTGGCCGATTCAGACTGTGAACAGGAATATCAGGAGTCAGTCACCAAGGTTAAAAACCTGATGCAGGGTTTGGAAAGCATGTAA
- the thrH gene encoding bifunctional phosphoserine phosphatase/homoserine phosphotransferase ThrH, protein MTIDHASNFTNNFSTIICLDLEGVLVPEIWIEFARHTGIEELKATTRDISDYDELMTMRLGVLKKHGLGLAEIQKVIATLSPLPGAREFLDWVRERYQLIILSDTFYEFADPLMAQLGRPTLFCHKLDIDQQGMVAGYRLRQEDPKRCSVKALKNLNYRVIAAGDSYNDTTMLSEADAGFLFHAPDNVIREFPQFPAINSYEALKQAFLEQ, encoded by the coding sequence ATGACAATAGATCACGCTTCAAATTTTACAAATAATTTCTCCACTATAATCTGCCTGGATCTAGAGGGTGTGCTGGTTCCGGAAATATGGATTGAATTTGCCCGGCATACTGGCATAGAGGAACTCAAAGCGACTACCCGTGATATTTCAGATTACGATGAACTGATGACCATGCGTCTTGGCGTTCTGAAAAAGCATGGGCTGGGTCTGGCAGAGATTCAAAAGGTCATTGCCACTTTATCGCCTCTGCCCGGAGCCAGAGAATTTCTGGACTGGGTTCGTGAACGCTATCAGTTGATTATCCTGTCAGATACATTCTATGAGTTTGCCGATCCGCTAATGGCTCAGCTGGGTCGCCCGACCCTCTTCTGTCATAAGCTGGATATTGACCAGCAGGGAATGGTGGCTGGTTACAGGCTGCGTCAGGAAGACCCTAAACGATGTTCTGTAAAAGCATTGAAAAATCTTAATTACCGGGTTATTGCCGCAGGGGATTCCTACAACGATACCACCATGCTGAGTGAAGCAGACGCTGGCTTTCTGTTCCATGCGCCTGACAACGTGATCCGGGAGTTTCCGCAGTTCCCTGCCATCAACAGTTATGAAGCGTTGAAGCAGGCCTTTTTGGAGCAGTAA
- a CDS encoding aromatic amino acid transport family protein, whose amino-acid sequence MAHADVMNQSQAGIQDKTASKRDTEWMLALFGTAIGAGVLFLPINAGLGGIWPLILMTVIIGPMTFLAHRGLTRLCLSSKNPNADITQTVTEHFGPKAGSLITMGYFASIYPILLIYGIGITNTVTSLMVNQLGMAEPNRALLSFVLVSALVGVMVTGQKTVLKVTNTLVYPLIVVLFGTSVYLIPQWNMSQFHAPVTFSGFMTTVFLTIPVLVFAFNHSPAVSSFASAYRKDLGNDAEVQASRTLKRTTMMLVGFTMFFVYSCVLTLSPAELLQAKADNLPIMSVFAQRTDNMLFAWMAQIVALVAISSSFFGHYMGTREGLQGMIVNKAKREGKTVDMKKVDMGIIAFIILSVWAVAYMDVSVMGMIEALVAPILAMILFILPVYATKKVPAMRKYDAKINLFTLVLGIIAILGFITANFFL is encoded by the coding sequence ATGGCACACGCAGATGTAATGAACCAGTCTCAGGCTGGTATTCAAGATAAAACGGCCAGCAAACGTGACACAGAATGGATGCTGGCACTGTTTGGTACCGCAATTGGTGCTGGTGTATTGTTCCTGCCAATCAATGCCGGTCTGGGTGGTATCTGGCCACTGATTCTGATGACCGTCATTATTGGTCCAATGACCTTTCTGGCTCACCGTGGCCTGACCCGCCTGTGCCTCTCCTCCAAAAATCCGAATGCCGACATTACCCAGACCGTTACAGAACACTTTGGCCCTAAAGCCGGTTCCCTGATTACCATGGGCTACTTCGCTTCCATCTACCCTATTCTGCTGATCTACGGCATCGGCATCACCAACACCGTTACCTCACTGATGGTTAACCAGCTGGGCATGGCCGAGCCAAACCGTGCACTCCTGAGCTTCGTACTGGTGTCTGCTCTGGTGGGTGTCATGGTGACTGGACAGAAAACTGTTCTTAAAGTAACCAATACTCTGGTTTACCCACTGATCGTGGTTCTGTTTGGTACCTCTGTCTACCTGATTCCTCAGTGGAACATGTCCCAGTTTCATGCGCCGGTTACCTTCAGCGGCTTCATGACCACCGTATTCCTGACCATTCCGGTTCTGGTGTTTGCGTTCAACCACTCTCCTGCGGTGTCCTCTTTTGCATCCGCTTACCGTAAGGACCTGGGCAACGACGCAGAAGTTCAAGCCAGCCGCACACTGAAGCGTACCACCATGATGCTGGTTGGCTTCACCATGTTCTTTGTCTACAGCTGTGTATTGACCCTGTCTCCGGCTGAACTGCTTCAGGCCAAGGCTGACAACCTGCCTATCATGTCTGTATTCGCACAACGTACTGACAACATGCTGTTTGCATGGATGGCCCAGATCGTTGCCCTTGTTGCTATCTCCTCTTCCTTCTTTGGTCACTACATGGGTACCCGTGAAGGCCTGCAGGGCATGATCGTGAACAAGGCCAAGCGCGAAGGCAAAACCGTTGACATGAAGAAAGTCGACATGGGCATCATCGCTTTCATCATCCTGTCTGTATGGGCGGTGGCTTACATGGACGTGTCTGTAATGGGCATGATCGAAGCACTGGTTGCTCCAATCCTGGCAATGATCCTGTTCATCCTGCCGGTATACGCCACCAAGAAAGTACCAGCCATGCGCAAGTACGACGCGAAAATCAACCTGTTTACCCTGGTTCTGGGCATCATCGCGATCCTGGGCTTCATCACCGCTAACTTCTTCCTGTAA